A stretch of Ischnura elegans chromosome 4, ioIscEleg1.1, whole genome shotgun sequence DNA encodes these proteins:
- the LOC124158127 gene encoding calsequestrin-1-like, with protein sequence MCLSVRHVFKYGCTDSNLIPFPSNDEIEDTVEERYRREAEVKDEENEEEDEEEDDDDYYDEEGDDEDFDDLDDSDFDMYEEGDENDDEEDGDKNAGENGGPQTNMAARRRRHASGYSSSDESDSSDHHRRHKRRRVPKGWHPEVLKDCSRSSSSSSSSSSSSSESRG encoded by the exons atgtgtttgtctgtccgccatgTGTTTAAATACGGCTGCACGGATAGCAACCTAA TCCCTTTCCCGTCCAATGACGAAATCGAGGATACTGTCGAGGAGAGATACCGACGCGAGGCGGAAGTCAAAGACGAGGAAAACGAAGAAGAGGATGAGGAGGAAGATGATGACGATTATTATGATGAGGAAGGCGACGACGAAGATTTCGACGACCTAGACGACAGTGACTTCGATATGTACGAGGAGGGAGATGAAAATGATGACGAAGAAGATGGCGACAAAAACGCGGGCGAGAATGGCGGCCCGCAGACCAACATGGCCGCCAGGCGCAGGCGTCACGCCTCGGGCTACTCGTCGTCCGACGAATCCGACAGCAGTGACCACCACCGCCGACACAAGCGACGCAGGGTTCCCAAGGGTTGGCATCCGGAGGTTTTGAAAGACTGCAGtaggagcagcagcagcagtagcagcagTAGCAGTAGTAGCAGCGAATCCCGCGGCTAA